Proteins from a genomic interval of Diospyros lotus cultivar Yz01 chromosome 6, ASM1463336v1, whole genome shotgun sequence:
- the LOC127804503 gene encoding uncharacterized protein LOC127804503: protein MVNTRRTKNPRRRNNVREEEMQDQHEEGTEMPQGNPLPEGNQGGGTRMDQMERVLGSMVTLIRGTQPAGQVIPRNPNVSDRFQRLNPPVFQGKAGTDPCESEFWLEQVEKIFDFISCEEEDKVGCATFMLRDEADQWWKMMQRTLQGPEGRENGERSGVHESKTNWGHVHRPIRGSLHKADQVYAYYNLDEEAKAQKFLGGLKWKIQLALSSLGTRTYAEVVLQALTVESNFRRMETLGTEFRGPEDGRLGRKHDLGTQGRKFKTKGSCPKCQKYHPGKPCRTGAQRCYSCEGTGHVARDCPKGIVCFTCQKPGHISRDCPQKKGIVQFRANKGSMEPQRGRVFSLMREDASANPSIIQGTMIFLDTPVQVLIDPGSTHSFVSHALARCLKLELGELGCPMIVSTPFGKQVETHTGYGDGRIVLGNNEFSVELTSLDIQDFDIILGMDFLTKYNAKINCQEKTVELQTDNGTWEKFRGKNGSRRIKWITALKAIRMLGKGAYGYLACVQENNKKVGLGKVAIVRDFPDVFPEDLPGLPPYQEIELAIDVLPGTDPISIPPYRMAPAELRELKSQLQDLLDKGFIQPSMSPWGAPILFVKKKDGSLRMCIDYRQLNKVTIKNKYPLPRIDELFDQLQGARVFSKIDLRSGYYQLRIKKEDVLKTAFRSRYGHYEYLVMPFGLTNAPAAFMDLMNRIFRPYLDQFVIVFIDDILIYSTSREEHERHLETVLKTLREHRLYAKFSKCEFWLTQIAFLGHVISEEGIAVDPSKVETIRNWEQPKTVTEVRSFLGLAGYYRKYVEGFSHIALPLNQLTRKGVKFEWNMACEHSFNELKKRLTSAPMRQRRYLFSQRDLNMRQRRWMEFLKDYDCTIQYHPGKANVVADALSRKRPALIANLMAREWGLVEAFSHLSVGAIPKRTSVYVAGLVVHFHLVEQIQQATLEDSRVKLWVDDRGRVKNPNFNFSDGILRFMNRIYVPRVKELRQTILEEAHRAKYTIHPGTTKMYRDLRNLYWWSGMKKDIARHVSRCDTCQRIKIEHQKPAGKLQPLDIPEWKWEHITMDFVTGLPKGPMGNDAIWVIVDRLTKSAHFLPMKVGQPVSKLAQLYIKEIIRLHGTPEKIKAAQSRQRSYANNRRRGLEFQTGDKVYLKILHQGKKRGKLNPRYVGPYEVLERIGPVAYRLALPPSMSGVHDVFHVSRLRKCEPDPSQKIPEETIELQENLTYPEEPIEILDRKEKVLRNKVIPLVKVLWKHHNIQEATWEREEEMQQKFSHLFNHVET from the exons ATGGTAAACACTCGTCGAACCAAGAACCCTAGGCGCAGAAACAACGTTCGAGAGGAGGAGATGCAGGACCAGCACGAGGAAGGGACGGAGATGCCCCAAGGTAACCCACTGCCAGAAGGGAACCAAGGAGGAGGAACTCGTATGGATCAAATGGAACGAGTCTTGGGAAGTATGGTCACCCTTATACGAGGAACACAACCAGCGGGTCAGGTTATCCCCCGAAATCCTAATGTTAGCGACAGGTTCCAGCGGTTGAACCCGCCTGTTTTTCAAGGAAAGGCAGGGACTGACCCCTGTGAGAGTGAGTTTTGGCTGGAGCAGGTCGAAAAGATCTTTGACTTTATTAGCTGTGAGGAGGAGGATAAAGTTGGTTGTGCAACATTTATGCTTCGTGATGAAGCTGACCAGTGGTGGAAAATGATGCAGAGAACCCTACAAGGTCCTGAAGGACGAG aaaatggagaaaggtCGGGAGTTCATGAATCTAAAACAAACTGGGGACATGTCCATCGCCCAATACGAGGATCACTTCACAAGGCTGATCAAGTATATGCCTATTACAACCTAGACGAGGAAGCCAAAGCGCAGAAGTTCCTTGGAGGACTGAAGTGGAAGATTCAACTAGCCTTAAGCTCCTTAGGGACACGCACCTATGCAGAAGTGGTGCTGCAAGCCTTGACGGTAGAAAGCAACTTTCGGCGAATGGAGACTTTGGGAACGGAATTTCGTGGGCCCGAGGATGGAAGGTTGGGAAGAAAGCATGACTTGGGGACTCAAGGGAGGAAGTTCAAGACCAAAGGTTCATGCCCGAAATGTCAGAAATATCATCCAGGGAAGCCTTGTAGGACAGGAGCCCAAAGATGCTATTCTTGTGAAGGAACTGGCCACGTGGCTCGGGATTGCCCAAAGGGGATTGTGTGTTTCACTTGCCAGAAGCCTGGTCATATCTCTCGCGACTGCCCTCAAAAGAAAGGTATTGTTCAATTCAGGGCGAATAAAGGAAGCATGGAGCCACAACGGGGACGCGTATTTAGTTTGATGAGAGAAGACGCCAGTGCCAACCCATCAATAATACAAGGTACAATGATCTTTCTTGATACGCCGGTGCAAGTATTGATAGacccagggtctactcattcattTGTATCGCATGCATTGGCACGTTGTTTAAAATTGGAATTGGGAGAACTAGGGTGTCCCATGATAGTATCTACCCCTTTTGGAAAACAAGTAGAAACACATACAGGCTATGGGGATGGACGGATCGTATTGGGGAATAATGAATTTTCAGTCGAACTTACGTCCCTAGATATTCAGGATTTTGACATAATCTTGGGGATGGATTTCTTGACTAAATATAATGCAAAAATTAACTGTCAAGAAAAGACAGTTGAGTTACAAACAGATAATGGAACTTGGGAGAAGTTTCGAGGGAAAAATGGGAGTAGGAGAATCAAATGGATAACAGCCCTTAAAGCTATTAGGATGTTAGGGAAAGGAGCATATGGCTACCTAGCTTGTGTACAGGAGAATAACAAAAAGGTTGGGCTTGGGAAAGTGGCCATAGTAAGAGACTTTCCTGATGTGTTTCCTGAAGACTTACCTGGACTACCCCCTTATCAGGAAATTGAGCTTGCCATAGATGTCCTACCAGGGACAGACCCTATATCAATACCTCCTTATAGGATGGCCCCAGCAGAATTAAGGGAATTGAAAAGTCAGCTGCAGGATCTTTTGGACAAGGGTTTTATCCAACCTAGCATGTCACCTTGGGGAGCACCTATATTGTTTGTAAAGAAAAAggacgggagtctaaggatgtgcatagaTTACCGTCAACTGAATAAGGTTACTATAAAAAACAAGTATCCGCTCCCTAGAATTGATGAGTTGTTTGACCAGTTACAAGGTGCTagggtattctcgaagatagatttgaggtcGGGCTACTACCAGTTGCGAATCAAGAAGGAGGATGTATTGAAAACTGCCTTTAGATCTCGTTATGGACACTATGAGtacttggtgatgccatttgggttgactaaCGCACCAGCAGCctttatggacttgatgaatAGGATATTCAGGCCATACCTAGACCAGTTTgtgattgtgtttattgatgatattctaataTATTCAACTAGCAGGGAGGAACATGAGCGACACCTGGAAACAGTCCTAAAGACGTTACGGGAGCATCGATTATAtgccaaattttctaaatgtgagttttggctaacCCAAATAGCTTTTCTGGGTCATGTCATATCAGAGGAAGGAATAGCGGTGGATCCTTCAAAAGTTGAGACAATAAGGAATTGGGAGCAACCTAAGACCGTAACTGAGGTGCGTAGTTTTTTGGGGCTGGCaggttattatagaaaatatgttgaaGGATTTTCTCATATTGCTTTACCACTTAACCAGTTAACGAGAAAAGGAgttaagtttgaatggaatatgGCATGTGAGCATAGTTTTAATGAACTCAAAAAGAGACTAACCTCTGCACCTATGAGGCAACGGCGGTATTTATTTTCACAGAGGgatttgaatatgaggcaacgGCGGTGGATGGAATTCTTGAAGGATTACGATTGTACGATCCAGTACCACCCCGGGAAGGCAAATGTTGTGGCTGATGCGTTAAGCAGGAAAAGGCCTGCTCTAATAGCTAATTTGATGGCCCGGGAATGGGGActggtggaggcttttagccattTGTCAGTGGGTGCAATTCCTAAAAGAACGTCCGTCTACGTCGCTGGCCTGGTGGTTCATTTCCATCTGGTGGAACAAATCCAGCAAGCTACTCTGGAAGACTCGAGGGTGAAGTTGTGGGTAGATGATCGGGGAAGGGTCAAAAACCCTAACTTCAATTTTTCTGACGGTATATTACGGTTCATGAACCGAATATATGTGCCCAGGGTCAAGGAATTGAGGCAAACCATTCTAGAAGAGGCGCATCGAGCCAAATACACTATCCACCCTGGTACTACCAAAATGTACAGGGacttgagaaatttgtattggTGGTCGGGAATGAAGAAAGACATAGCTCGTCACGTGAGTCGATGTGACACTTGTCAAAGGATAAAGATCGAACATCAAAAGCCTGCTGGGAAGCTGCAACCCCTAGATATTCCCgaatggaagtgggagcatatcactatggattttgttacAGGTTTGCCAAAAGGACCTATGGGAAATGATGCAATATGGGTAATAGTGGATAGGCTAACAAAGTCTGCTCATTTTCTGCCCATGAAAGTAGGGCAACCAGTCAGCAAGTTAGCACAATTGTATATAAAAGAGATAATCCGATTGCATGGAACTCCA GAAAAGATAAAGGCAGCCCAAAGCCGACAGAGGTCATATGCCAATAATCGAAGGAGGGGTTTGGAATTTCAAACTGGAGATAAGGTATACTTGAAGATCTTGCACCAAGGGAAGAAACGAGGAAAGTTAAACCCACGCTATGTTGGGCCATATGAGGTTTTGGAACGTATTGGGCCAGTAGCATATCGGTTAGCACTACCCCCATCAATGTCTGGGGTACACGatgtgttccatgtgtctcGTCTACGAAAGTGCGAACCCGATCCTTCTCAGAAGATTCCAGAAGAAACGATTGAATTGCAAGAGAATTTGACCTACCCCGAAGAACCCATTGAGATCTTGGACCGGAAGGAGAAAGTATTGAGAAACAAGGTAATACCACTGGTGAAAGTGTTATGGAAACACCATAACATTCAGGAAGCCActtgggagagagaagaagaaatgcaaCAGAAGTTCTCACACCTCTTTAACCATGTGGAGACCTAG